In Shewanella psychrotolerans, the genomic stretch TAGCAGCCAGTACCAATAGCCCTTTTTTGGGAAGTTGATTTATTAATACTGCGCCTAATGGAAATTCCTCTTTTTGCTCCGATTGAGAGAAGCGATCAATATTGAGCAGTAATCTGTGGGTATGCTCGTCAACGGTATAGGCATGAAATAGATCAAACTGCATTTGACCTTCAATATTGCGCCAAGCGGGTATATAAGCGGATAACATACCGTGGCTATGCATTAATGATAGCGATGCTATGCCACGTGGATGACGTAAGATTTGGAGAAATACCGCTCGACAACGCTCATTTTCCATCAAAGGTTGTGTTTGTGAGCGTCGAGCGCGGCGCAGGCTGCGTAGGGTAGGCGCATAAATCGCTTTAACATTTGAGTTGCGTGCGACTTGCAAGAATAGACCCATTAATTCAGCTGGATCATCAAAAAGATCCGGTGTTAGCAGTTCGATAAAGATACCGCGGCGTTGATAGTTTTCGTCAATCTTTTTAATTTCTAACGCTTTGGTATGCCCAAGTGTCGCTCGTTTAAACAGTTGCAATAGCATCTGGTTTAATTCCATCACTCGGCGCACGGTGCGATAGTAGCGTTTCATCATTTGTTCAACTGCTAGCTGGGTCTCATCCTTGTAACCAAGCAGTTCCGCGACTTGGCGCTGAAGATCGAACAGTAAACGGTTTTCATCACGTCCAGAGATCAGGTGCAACGCAAAGCGCAGACGCCAAAGATAATCTTGACACTCTAGCAGTTCATCTAACTCATTTTTTTCTAAAAAACCGTGGCTGAGAAGCTCTTCTGCGCAGCTAGCAGCAAAATAGCGCATGGCAACCCAAGTAATCGTTTGGATATCTCTTAAGCCACCTGGACATGATTTTATATTAGGCTCGAGATCGAACGCGCTGGCTTTTGCATGCCTAGCAAATTGCTCGTCGCGTTTAGCGACAAAGAACTCGCTAGCAGGCCAGAAATTAGCTTCTCGTACACCATCATAAAGTTGATTAAACAGGGTTTGCTGACCACTTAATAACCGTGCTTCGAGTAAATTGGTCGCTATGGTAATATCGTTAAGACCAAGCGCTAGGGTTTCATTTAAGGTTCGAACACTATGACCCACTTCTAAGCCTGCATCCCAAAGAAACGCAATATAGTTTCCTAGAGCGACTTCTCCTGCTTTAGATAGCTTGCCATCGATAAGAAATAAAAGATCGACATCAGATTGAGGATGCAACTCACCACGGCCGTAACCGCCTACGGCAATGAGGGCGATAGGGTGCTCAGTGAGTTGATGTAATTGCCATTGCTTAATGAGCAGTTCATCGACAAATCGGCAACGCTGACTTACCAGCTCGGTTACCGATTCTCCAGCGCTAAATCGCTCTAATAGTTCTTGGTTTTGTTGTTTTAAGGCGGTCTTTGCTGTTAGCGCTGTGTTCATTGTTGTCCTTAAATCTGATAAAGATAGCAAGTATTAATACTTGCTATCTTGAGTTACCGCAACACAGAATGTAGGCAGTTAATGGTTGATGATACGCGGAAAATCCTCTTCTTCGCGTAGGGTTAATACTTCAACACCAGTAGGTGTGATTAATAAAGTATGTTCCCATTGGGCGGAGTTTTTCCCATCAGAAGTGGTGACCGTCCAGTTATCATCTTTGTCTAATACACTGGTGTGGCGACCTGCATTTATCATGGGTTCGATGGTAAAACACATACCTGGGCGCAATAGGGTTTTATCATTATTCTTATAATGCATGACCTGAGGTTCTTCATGGAAACCCGCGCCAATACCGTGGCCGCAATAGTCAGTAACAATACTGTATTTTTCTAAGCCAGTTTTCTTACCTTTAACATATTTCTCGATGATGGTACCAATTTCTCCTAGTTTCATCCCTGGGCGCACTTTTTTGATGGCTTCGTAAAGACTTTCTTGAGCGATGCGGCAGAGGCGCTTGTCTTTAGCGCTAACATCACCAATTAAGAACATCTTAGAGGTATCGCCATGATAGCCGTCTTTAATGACAGTAATATCGAGATTAATAATGTCACCGTCTTTTAATGCTCTGTCGCTCGGAATGCCGTGACAAATGACTTCGTTAATAGAGGTACAAATAGATTTAGGGAAGCCGTGATAATCGAGCGGGGCAGAAATTGCGCCTTGTTCTTCTGTGTACTTAGCGCAAATATCGTTGAGTTCGTTAGTCGTTACGCCAGCCTTTACATAAGGGGCTATCATCTCTAGTACGTCAGCGGCCAATTTACCTGCGGCGCGCATTTTTTCAATCTCTTCGGCTGTTTTAATCACTATACTCATTAAGCTGTCTCTTGGGTTTTGGTAGCTGCATTTTGGGCGCGTTTGCTACGCTAAAAATTTGTGTTTGCGCTGGTATTATGGTATAAAGCGCGCCGTTACGTTTGACTCTTACCTACTTTGTCGTCTGACATTAGATTTAAGAGCGGATGTGGCAGCCATTATACATGGCAATTACTAAATACTAAATCACACACGTATCGACACGTTCTCCGGGGTGCCTATTTAGGTCGGAGATATGGGATGCGTGGAGGTCTAACCCCTAATTTTAAGGTAATAAAATGACTACAGTTTCAATGCGCGACATGCTTCAAGCCGGTGTTCACTTCGGTCACCAAACTCGTTACTGGAACCCAAAGATGAAGCCATTCATCTTCGGCGCTCGCAACGGTGTTCACATCATTAACCTAGAGCACACTGTGCCTATGTTCAATGAAGCATTAGCGTTTATCAGCAACGTAGCATCTAAGAAAGGTAAAGTGCTTTTCGTAGGTACTAAGCGCGCTGCAAGCGAAGCTATCAAAGAAGCAGCAATTTCTTGTGATCAGTACTACGTTGATAACCGCTGGTTAGGCGGTATGTTGACTAACTGGAAAACAGTTCGTCAATCAATCAAGCGTCTTAAAGATCTTGAAAGCCAGTCTGTCGACGGTACTTTCGACAAGCTAACTAAGAAAGAAGCGCTTATGCGTACTCGTGAGCTTGAGAAGCTAGAGAAGTCTCTTGGTGGTATCAAGAACATGGGCGGCCTACCTGACGTTATCTTCGTTATCGGTGCTGACCATGAACACATCGCGATTAAAGAAGCTAACAACCTTGGTATTCCAGTTGTTGCTGTTGTTGATACTAACTCTTCTCCAGACGGCATCAACTACATCGTTCCTGGTAACGATGATGCTATGCGTTCTATCCGTCTGTACACTGAGTCAGTTGCTGCAGCTGCTAAAGAAGGTCGTGGTCAAGACCTAGCTGTTCAAGCTGAGCAAGACGGTTTCGTAGAAGCTGAATAATAAGGCGAGATGAATTTCATCGCCCTTATTAACCAATAAGTATGATTGGTGAACAGGGGCCTTAAGGCCCCTGTTTTTTCACATTTGATTTGTAGAGATTTCTATAGAGGATTTAACAATGGCAATTACTGCTGCCCAAGTTAAAGAACTACGTGAGCGCACTGGCGCTGGCATGATGGATTGTAAAAAAGCGCTAACTGAAACCAATGGTGACATTGAGCTAGCGATTGAAAATATGCGTAAGAGTGGTGCTGCTAAGGCTGCTAAAAAAGCGGGTAACATCGCTGCTGACGGCACAATCCTTATCAAGCAAGGCGATGGTTTCGCTGCACTTTTAGAAGTTAACTGTCAAACTGACTTCGTTGCTAAAGACGGAAACTTCTTAGGATTTGCTAACGCTGTTCTAGATGTTGCTGCTGCATCTAAAGTCACTATCGAAGATTTGAAAGCACAGTTTGAAGAAACTCGTGTTGCACTAGTTGCTAAAATCGGTGAAAACATCAATGTTCGTCGCGTTGAATATATCGATGGCGATAAGCTTGCTGTTTACCGTCACGGTGAACGTATCGGTGTTGTTGTAACTGGTGAAGCTGACGAAGAAACCCTTAAGCACATTGCAATGCACGTTGCTGCTTCTAAGCCTGAATACGTTAACCCAGAAGACGTTCCAGCTGATGTTGTTGAGAAAGAGAAAGCCGTTCAAATCGAAATCGCAATGAACGAAGGCAAGCCTCAAGAGATCGCTGAGAAGATGGTTGCTGGTCGTATGAAGAAGTTTACTGGTGAGGTTTCTCTTACTGGTCAAGCATTCATCATGGAACCTAAGAAAACTGTTGGCGAAGTTCTTAAAGAGAAAGGCGCTTCGGTTTCTAACTTCATTCGTTTAGAAGTTGGTGAAGGTATCCAGAAGAAAGAAGAAGATTTCGCTGCTGAAGTTGCAGCGCAAATCGCTGCTTCTAAGGCGTAATCGCCGCTTTTTAGATACACCCAAAACCGCAGCAATCGCTGCGGTTTTGTTATGTCAATTAGATTGCCGCAACACGCATTTTTTCCGATATAATTGGCAAGTTACCCATCGGCATTTATCAGGATAAATAACTATGAGCACAAATCCAAAACCTGCTTTTCGACGTATTCTTCTCAAATTGAGTGGCGAAGCCTTAATGGGCGAAGAAGGCTTTGGCATCGACCCCAAAGTGCTTGATCGTATGGCACAAGAGGTTAAAGAGTTGGTTGAACTTGGTATCCAAGTAGGTGTTGTGATTGGTGGTGGTAACCTTTTCCGCGGTGAAGGATTAGCTAAAGCAGGTATGAACCGCGTTGTTGGCGACCATATGGGCATGTTAGCAACAGTTATGAATGGGTTGGCGATGCGAGATGCATTGCACCGTGCTTATGTCAATGCTCGTCTGATGTCAGCAATTCCCTTAAAAGGCGTCTGTGACGATTACAATTGGGCTGAAGCGATTAGTTTGCTTAAATCAGGTCGTGTGGTAATTTTTGCTGCGGGTACAGGTAATCCATTTTGCACCACAGATTCAGCAGCGTGTTTACGTGGGATTGAAAT encodes the following:
- the rpsB gene encoding 30S ribosomal protein S2 codes for the protein MTTVSMRDMLQAGVHFGHQTRYWNPKMKPFIFGARNGVHIINLEHTVPMFNEALAFISNVASKKGKVLFVGTKRAASEAIKEAAISCDQYYVDNRWLGGMLTNWKTVRQSIKRLKDLESQSVDGTFDKLTKKEALMRTRELEKLEKSLGGIKNMGGLPDVIFVIGADHEHIAIKEANNLGIPVVAVVDTNSSPDGINYIVPGNDDAMRSIRLYTESVAAAAKEGRGQDLAVQAEQDGFVEAE
- the pyrH gene encoding UMP kinase; amino-acid sequence: MSTNPKPAFRRILLKLSGEALMGEEGFGIDPKVLDRMAQEVKELVELGIQVGVVIGGGNLFRGEGLAKAGMNRVVGDHMGMLATVMNGLAMRDALHRAYVNARLMSAIPLKGVCDDYNWAEAISLLKSGRVVIFAAGTGNPFCTTDSAACLRGIEIEAEVVLKGTKVDGVYSDDPVKNPEAVKYDEMGYDEVLDKELKVMDLAAFTLARDHDMPILVFNMNKPGALRRVIMGDHEGTMIKSSRAKSAE
- the map gene encoding type I methionyl aminopeptidase, yielding MSIVIKTAEEIEKMRAAGKLAADVLEMIAPYVKAGVTTNELNDICAKYTEEQGAISAPLDYHGFPKSICTSINEVICHGIPSDRALKDGDIINLDITVIKDGYHGDTSKMFLIGDVSAKDKRLCRIAQESLYEAIKKVRPGMKLGEIGTIIEKYVKGKKTGLEKYSIVTDYCGHGIGAGFHEEPQVMHYKNNDKTLLRPGMCFTIEPMINAGRHTSVLDKDDNWTVTTSDGKNSAQWEHTLLITPTGVEVLTLREEEDFPRIINH
- the glnD gene encoding bifunctional uridylyltransferase/uridylyl-removing protein GlnD; the encoded protein is MNTALTAKTALKQQNQELLERFSAGESVTELVSQRCRFVDELLIKQWQLHQLTEHPIALIAVGGYGRGELHPQSDVDLLFLIDGKLSKAGEVALGNYIAFLWDAGLEVGHSVRTLNETLALGLNDITIATNLLEARLLSGQQTLFNQLYDGVREANFWPASEFFVAKRDEQFARHAKASAFDLEPNIKSCPGGLRDIQTITWVAMRYFAASCAEELLSHGFLEKNELDELLECQDYLWRLRFALHLISGRDENRLLFDLQRQVAELLGYKDETQLAVEQMMKRYYRTVRRVMELNQMLLQLFKRATLGHTKALEIKKIDENYQRRGIFIELLTPDLFDDPAELMGLFLQVARNSNVKAIYAPTLRSLRRARRSQTQPLMENERCRAVFLQILRHPRGIASLSLMHSHGMLSAYIPAWRNIEGQMQFDLFHAYTVDEHTHRLLLNIDRFSQSEQKEEFPLGAVLINQLPKKGLLVLAAIFHDIGKGRGGDHSKLGAVDAQAFCDLHGLNKHDGRLVSWLVENHLVMSVTAQRRDISDPDIVAEFADKVRDAVHLSYLYCLTVADICATNEKTWNNWKGSLLRDLYFSTQRVLARGKEKPVDIRARVREHQAKAKKELLRRGIKEKSLDLLWQRFKADYFLRHQPNQIAWHAEAILKHKHDEPLVLISKHTTRGGTEIFVYSPDKPKLFATVMAVLDNKNINVHDASIMNSKDGYALDSFVILEQDGNPVSQISRIQGLKKAVIKALNSDTAKLPKFKKLPRQMKPFRVRTQVSFLPTRKQKTTMMELIALDSPGLLAKVGDIFYRCQVSLLGAKITTIGERAEDFFMLQTTDGQQLDQVQQDELSAALIQALSEPSN
- the tsf gene encoding translation elongation factor Ts, producing the protein MAITAAQVKELRERTGAGMMDCKKALTETNGDIELAIENMRKSGAAKAAKKAGNIAADGTILIKQGDGFAALLEVNCQTDFVAKDGNFLGFANAVLDVAAASKVTIEDLKAQFEETRVALVAKIGENINVRRVEYIDGDKLAVYRHGERIGVVVTGEADEETLKHIAMHVAASKPEYVNPEDVPADVVEKEKAVQIEIAMNEGKPQEIAEKMVAGRMKKFTGEVSLTGQAFIMEPKKTVGEVLKEKGASVSNFIRLEVGEGIQKKEEDFAAEVAAQIAASKA